In the Marinomonas algicola genome, one interval contains:
- a CDS encoding primosomal protein N', with amino-acid sequence MQERLLTPEPYVKVALPVPMRTLFEYKVPKAIALRHQLLPGMRLKVPFGKQTRLGIIVELCHQTEWDPEHVKPFTSLHDESPIMPTAIMDLCNWASRYYHHPIGEVFFHALPALLRKGESDTFRSETWWLLTELGQKIDLSELKRAPKQLAFLNTVNTHPNGLSPHIMRLHDLQNTTAKALEEKGLIQRELRHFSKNVEHHGHQKQVPPTLNNEQASAVNKLVQSLGRFNVALLDGITGSGKTEVYLRLIETVIKQDQQVFLLVPEIGLTPQTLKRFEDRFTTDIVLLHSNMTDRERLDGWLMARSGKAKVIIGTRSSIFVPAPYLSLIILDEEHDASYKQQDGFRFHARDLALIRAKSVNASVILGSATPSYESLHNAAQNKFQWIKLRQRAGSAIIPSMERIDLRGKTLVKGFCETTLEQINTHLKRKEQVLIFLNRRGYAPTLMCHDCGWIATCQNCDVNLTVHKRANKLHCHHCGHHEPLINQCAECHSHEIVTIGEGTEQVETQLAHLFKDTPVLRIDRDSTSRKESLNNITQKIHEHDKAILVGTQMLAKGHHFPNVTLVVVMDADVGLFSSDFRGMERTAQLITQVAGRAGRASKPGHVLLQTYHPENPAIESLCTLGYEYFATQGLQERKTLGLPPYLHQVLIRSESVDEQQSYLLLEQVRLEAEHVIHHFNYPIQVMGPYSAIIVRKAGQHRYIVTFKSENRAPLHQLISQLAKSLEQNPLTRKVRYAIDVDPLETY; translated from the coding sequence ATGCAAGAACGGCTACTCACCCCAGAACCCTATGTTAAAGTAGCCTTACCCGTCCCAATGAGAACGTTATTTGAATATAAAGTGCCGAAAGCCATCGCATTACGCCACCAACTGCTTCCTGGAATGCGTTTAAAAGTCCCCTTTGGCAAGCAAACCCGATTAGGCATTATTGTTGAACTGTGCCATCAGACAGAATGGGATCCCGAACACGTTAAGCCATTTACCTCGTTACACGATGAATCGCCTATCATGCCTACGGCGATTATGGATTTATGCAACTGGGCCAGCCGCTATTATCATCACCCTATTGGGGAAGTCTTCTTCCATGCCTTGCCAGCACTATTAAGAAAAGGTGAATCCGATACTTTTCGTAGCGAAACCTGGTGGTTACTTACCGAACTCGGTCAAAAAATTGATTTAAGCGAACTAAAAAGAGCCCCGAAACAACTCGCTTTTTTGAACACAGTAAACACGCATCCTAATGGGCTCAGTCCTCATATTATGCGTTTGCATGATTTACAAAACACGACAGCCAAAGCACTTGAAGAGAAAGGGCTTATTCAAAGAGAATTGCGACACTTTAGTAAGAATGTTGAACACCATGGCCATCAGAAACAAGTGCCACCAACCTTAAATAATGAGCAAGCGAGCGCGGTAAATAAGCTCGTACAGTCTCTTGGCCGCTTCAATGTGGCATTACTAGATGGCATTACTGGCAGCGGTAAAACAGAAGTCTATTTACGCCTCATTGAAACCGTTATTAAACAAGACCAACAAGTGTTCCTCTTAGTACCCGAAATTGGCTTAACACCGCAAACCCTTAAGCGCTTTGAAGATCGGTTTACTACAGACATTGTGCTCTTGCATTCGAACATGACCGACAGAGAACGTTTAGACGGTTGGCTAATGGCGCGCTCTGGTAAGGCAAAGGTGATTATCGGTACGAGGTCGTCTATTTTTGTTCCTGCCCCCTATCTGAGCCTAATTATTTTAGATGAGGAGCACGATGCTTCTTATAAACAGCAAGATGGCTTTCGTTTTCACGCAAGGGATTTGGCCTTAATTCGAGCAAAAAGTGTCAATGCCAGTGTTATCCTAGGATCCGCCACGCCTTCTTATGAGAGCTTACATAACGCAGCTCAAAATAAGTTTCAGTGGATTAAACTCAGACAAAGAGCAGGTAGTGCGATCATCCCATCTATGGAGAGAATCGATCTTAGGGGAAAAACGCTTGTTAAAGGTTTTTGTGAAACCACATTAGAGCAAATCAATACTCACCTTAAACGCAAGGAACAGGTGTTGATTTTTTTAAATAGACGCGGGTATGCGCCCACGTTAATGTGCCATGACTGCGGTTGGATTGCGACCTGTCAAAATTGTGACGTGAATTTGACTGTGCATAAGCGAGCGAATAAATTACATTGTCATCATTGTGGCCACCATGAACCGCTCATAAACCAATGTGCAGAATGTCACAGCCATGAAATAGTCACCATAGGCGAAGGAACCGAGCAGGTGGAAACACAGCTGGCCCATCTATTTAAAGACACGCCTGTTCTGAGAATTGATCGTGACAGCACATCTCGTAAAGAGTCTCTCAATAACATCACTCAAAAAATTCATGAGCATGATAAAGCCATCTTGGTAGGCACTCAAATGCTGGCCAAAGGACATCACTTTCCGAATGTCACCTTAGTTGTTGTGATGGACGCTGATGTTGGGTTATTCTCGTCCGACTTTAGAGGCATGGAACGCACGGCTCAATTGATTACTCAAGTAGCAGGAAGAGCGGGACGAGCATCAAAACCTGGGCATGTCCTTTTACAAACCTATCACCCTGAAAACCCGGCAATCGAAAGCTTGTGCACATTAGGCTACGAGTATTTTGCTACTCAAGGTTTACAAGAAAGAAAAACATTAGGCTTACCACCCTATTTGCATCAAGTACTCATACGCAGTGAATCGGTTGATGAGCAACAATCCTACTTATTACTTGAGCAAGTACGCCTAGAAGCCGAACATGTTATTCATCACTTCAATTACCCAATCCAAGTAATGGGACCCTACTCGGCTATTATTGTCCGAAAAGCAGGCCAACACAGATACATTGTCACTTTTAAATCGGAAAATAGAGCACCACTGCATCAACTAATCTCTCAATTAGCAAAATCTTTGGAGCAAAATCCACTTACGCGTAAAGTTCGCTACGCAATTGACGTCGATCCACTGGAAACTTATTGA
- the rpmE gene encoding 50S ribosomal protein L31 yields MKKDIHPNYSAITATCTCGNTLNLNTTLGKDLHVDVCSQCHPFYTGQQKMMDTGGRVDRFNKRFGARRSTK; encoded by the coding sequence ATGAAAAAAGATATCCATCCTAACTACTCAGCAATTACAGCAACTTGTACTTGTGGCAACACATTAAACCTAAACACAACGTTAGGTAAAGACCTTCACGTAGACGTATGTAGCCAATGTCACCCATTCTACACTGGCCAACAAAAAATGATGGACACGGGTGGTCGTGTTGATCGTTTCAACAAACGTTTCGGAGCTCGTCGTTCTACGAAATAA